In one Molothrus ater isolate BHLD 08-10-18 breed brown headed cowbird chromosome 6, BPBGC_Mater_1.1, whole genome shotgun sequence genomic region, the following are encoded:
- the LOC118687534 gene encoding olfactory receptor 8J2-like: MGGNYTQPRFILLGITDTPWAQAPLFVLFLLIYIVTLAGNIGLMVLVWVAPSLHTPMYFFLTHLSLADVCYSTVISPKMLTDLLFGDKTISWAGCVTQFHLFALFVTAECHLLAAMAYDRHVAICHPLSYVLVVSPRACWQLVAWCYLMASLSALLYTGCTFGGSFCGPNHVDHFFCDASPVLRLACSDTRGCEGAIFALAAANGLGTSVVILLSYGRILHAILGTSSAPSRARAFRTCASHLASVAVFYGSLFFMYLQPASQHGSRDKVASVFYTVVSPMLNPFIYSLRNREVKAALGRGRRRVLNLCRHQTGVARGIRESWNGLGWKGP; the protein is encoded by the coding sequence ATGGGAGGAAACTACACACAGCCAAGATTCATCCTCCTGGGAATTACAGACACTCCCTGGGCGCAGGCCCCTCTTTTTGTGCTCTTTCTGTTGATTTACATCGTCACTTTGGCAGGGAACATTGGGCTGATGGTCTTGGTTTGGGTGGCTCCCAGCCTCCACACCCCCATGTACTTCTTCCTCACCCACCTTTCCCTGGCCGACGTCTGCTATTCCACCGTCATCTCCCCCAAAATGCTCACAGATCTGTTATTTGGGGATAAAACCATTTCCTGGGCCGGCTGCGTGACACAATTCCACCTCTTTGCTCTCTTTGTCACGGCCGAGTGTCACCTCCTGGCCGCCATGGCCTACGACCGGCACGTGGCCATCTGCCACCCCCTGAGCTATGTCCTGGTGGTGTCCCCCCGGGCCTGCTGGCAGCTGGTGGCCTGGTGCTACCTCATGGCCTCCCTCAGCGCCCTCCTCTACACCGGCTGCACATTTGGGGGCTCCTTCTGTGGGCCCAACCATGTTGATCACTTCTTCTGTGAcgccagccctgtgctgaggcTGGCGTGCTCCGACACCCGCGGCTGCGAGGGCGCCATCTTCGCCCTGGCCGCAGCCAACGGGCTGGGCACCAGCGTGGTCATCCTGCTCTCCTACGGCCGCATCCTGCACGCCATCCTGGGCACGAGCTCGGcgcccagcagggccagagcctTCCGCACCTGCGCCTCCCACCTGGCGTCCGTGGCTGTGTTCTACGGCTCCCTGTTCTTCATGTACCTGCAGCCGGCGTCACAGCACGGCAGCCGGGACAAGGTGGCCTCTGTCTTCTACACCGTGGTCAGCCCCATGCTCAACCCTttcatctacagcctgaggaacagGGAGGTGAAGGCAGcgctggggaggggcaggaggagggtaTTAAACCTCTGCCGGCATCAGACAGGTGTGGCTCGTGGCATCAGGGagtcctggaatggtttgggttggaagggaccttaa